The Streptomyces sp. NBC_01363 region CTGGGCGCACTCGCCAACTTCCTCTGGCTGCCCCACTACCCGCTCTGGTCCATCGTGCTCATCGCCATCGACGTCTTCATCATCTGGGCGCTGTGTGCGGATCTGCAGTGGGAGAAGCCGCAGTGGGAGAAGAAGGCCTGAGGTCACGGCAGGGGCCCGTCATCCTCGATCCGGCCGGGCGACGGCGGGGGGCGGCGCGAGCCTGAGCGTGACGACGTAGGAGACCACGACCGAGACGATCACGAGCGGCATGACGGTGAGGCCCTCGGACCCCAGCAGCAGCGTCGCCAGCAGCACCGACGTCATCGGGAGCTTGAGCATCGCCACGCACATGGCGCCGATGCCCATCGCGAAGCCCGACGTGAGGCCCAGTCCCGGGAGATGGGACAGGGCGATACCGCCCGCCGCTCCCACGAACATCGCCGGGAAGACGGGGCCTCCCCGGAAGCTGCTCAAGGACGCGCAGTACGCCATCGCCTTGCAGAGGACCAGCACCACAAGCGTGCCCACCGGGTATCCTGCGCTCCCGGCCAGCAGCGGATCGAGGGCGTTCTCCCCGGAGTACAGCACCCCGGACGCGTCCCTTCCGGTGCTCTCCGCGTACACGAGGGCGGCCACGCCGACGACCAGGCCCATGACGACGGTGGCCACCACGGTCCGCCGCTCCACCCGTTCCTGGAGGAACCGGGCGAGCCGCTGGACGCCCGTGCCGACCAGGGCCGCGGCCAGGCCCACGACGAGTGCCCAGCCGAACTGCGCGATGTCGGGTCCCGGTGCCCGGGGCACATGATGGAGTGCCAGGGAGTACGTCCCGCGCCCGGTCCACGAGCCGAGTCCGGTGAAGATGAGCGCGCCGACGCCGGACGCCAGCAGACCCGGCACCAGGACCATCCCGAGCATCATCCCGGCCAGTCCCGAGGCCTCCATCAGGAGAAAGGCACCCAGGAGCGGCGACCCCAGCAGCGCGCTGATGGCAGCGAAGCTTCCCGCGGCTCCCAGCACGGCACTCGCGCCCGGCTCGATGTCGGGCCTGACCAGGCGCGCCGCGTACACGGCCAGTCCGCCGCCGAGCGCGATGAGCGGCGCCTCGGGACCGAGCACCGCTCCGACGCCCAGTGACGCGAGCGCCGCCATGACGACGCCGGGCAGTTCCGCCGCCGAGGGCGCCCCCGTGCTCACCATCCCGTCGGCGGGCCGGTGACCGCCCTTCCCAGGCAGGTGGCGGATGGTCAGCCCGACCAGCAGGCCCGCCACGGCGAGCAGCGGCACCGGCCACCAGGACGGCGTACCGGTGAAACCGAGTGCTCGGGGCAGGTCGTGGTAGGTCAGCGACTGGAGTTCGTGGACGAGCGCGAGGAAACCGAACGCCACCGCCGAGACCGGGACTCCGATGCCCGCCGCCATCACGAGGAGCAGGGCGTAACCACGGGTGCGGATCAGCGCGAAGGGGTCCGCTGCCGCCGTGGCGGGTGGTGCGGCGGGCTCGGTCGACATGGTCGTTGTCTCCTCGGCGTCACAACCCGTCCGGAACACACTGTCCCGCAAGCGTCCACAAGGAGTTAGCACAATGCACGGTTGCCGCCGTGATGTACCCGCTGGGCGCGTGCGGTGATTCCCGTACTGCCATTCCTCCGGACCAGCGGACGGGCCGGCTTCCCGGGACGGCTCAGACGTCCCGGGCCGCGGGAAGCCGCCCCGCCCGCACCGCTTCGACGAGCGCCCGGTGGTCCCGCTCGTTCCGGTCGGCGTACTTCTCGGCGAAACACACCAGTGCCCGGTCGAACGAGGGGCCGCGCCCCAGATACGCCGCGATGGCGATCCGGTCGCCGGAACGCGCGTGGGCACGGGCCAGCGTGGTGCCGCATGCCTCGCCGAACACCCGCATGCCGGCCGGCACCATGTCCTGCGGCTCGACGATGCCCTTCCAGTCGCGCAACTGGCGTACGTAGAAGTCGCGGGGCCTGCCGTCGATCCCGTCCACCCGCTGCCAGCCGAGAAAGATGTCGCCCGCCGCCTGCATCAGCCGCTGCCCCGCGACCACGCGTTCGCCCTCGTTCCGGTAGGGGCCGGCGCCCGCATGGGGCGCGAGCACCG contains the following coding sequences:
- a CDS encoding chloride channel protein — protein: MSTEPAAPPATAAADPFALIRTRGYALLLVMAAGIGVPVSAVAFGFLALVHELQSLTYHDLPRALGFTGTPSWWPVPLLAVAGLLVGLTIRHLPGKGGHRPADGMVSTGAPSAAELPGVVMAALASLGVGAVLGPEAPLIALGGGLAVYAARLVRPDIEPGASAVLGAAGSFAAISALLGSPLLGAFLLMEASGLAGMMLGMVLVPGLLASGVGALIFTGLGSWTGRGTYSLALHHVPRAPGPDIAQFGWALVVGLAAALVGTGVQRLARFLQERVERRTVVATVVMGLVVGVAALVYAESTGRDASGVLYSGENALDPLLAGSAGYPVGTLVVLVLCKAMAYCASLSSFRGGPVFPAMFVGAAGGIALSHLPGLGLTSGFAMGIGAMCVAMLKLPMTSVLLATLLLGSEGLTVMPLVIVSVVVSYVVTLRLAPPPAVARPDRG